ATCCGATTACCGGAGGAAAGAACGGTTTAAATGATTCTATCGAATCGCTTAAAAAGGTCGGGTATAGTGAAATTGTGAATATAGTTTACCCGAATATGAAACATGAGATTTTAAACGAGGATAATAGATTAGATGTCTACAAGGATATAATAGAGTTTTTGTCTTAAGTTATGGAGGTATATAATGGGATTAAATATGAAGTTAAAAGGCAATAATAGTATAAGTATAGTAGAATTATCTGCAATTTTAGAAAATCAAATAGGAGCAGATTTGATTACAAAAACCGGAAGGGTAGCAGGTGATTTGACAGTTATTTTAATGTGCTTTGAAAAGTTTTATTTTAGAACAGGTAGTTACGCGGGACTCACTATTATGCTTTCTGAATCGCCGGAAGAACAAATAGCCGATGTTGTCGGATTTGGTGGAGGTGATGGTATATTCAACATCAGTTGGGGTGCAAATCGAAACTTCGCCGAAAGGGCAGCAGAAATAATCAGAGGAAATGGATTTGAGATAGAAATAGGAAATCAAGA
The sequence above is a segment of the Peptoniphilaceae bacterium AMB_02 genome. Coding sequences within it:
- a CDS encoding DUF6054 family protein, with the protein product MGLNMKLKGNNSISIVELSAILENQIGADLITKTGRVAGDLTVILMCFEKFYFRTGSYAGLTIMLSESPEEQIADVVGFGGGDGIFNISWGANRNFAERAAEIIRGNGFEIEIGNQE